The window GCACAGCAGAATTTTCCACCAATGGAAGAGCCACAACCTAATATGATGCCTGGATTGCCGTCCATGGGACAATATCCTGGTCAAGCTCCGGCTGTAATTGGTGGATTGTCATCTCCGTCGTTATCATCACAATTGCCATCTCCAACATCAGAATCGTCGTCTTCGTCATGGTTTGGTGGACTTTTTGGCGGTGAGAAAAAGCAAGAGACTAATGTTGGGAGTGGAAGTAAGACACAGGTTTTGGAAAGCTTTGATTCACCTAGTCCACCAACGTTTGAGTACAAATGAAGCGCAAGATGAAATTTCATGGTGGTAAGTTTAATTCAGTTGTTTTGTCTGTCAATGAGCCATGCTTTATGTTCAAGTTTGACaacctttattttctttttctttttctaaagtgagaaagtgaatgtgaatgtagcatttaaaTTAGTACAGACTACAGAGAAcatgaagaaaataaaacatcaaaaaaGGGAAAATCCAAAAATGAAGAACTCAATACCCTAAATGAAAAGATCATAAGAGCTGAGTTCAGTTTGGAGCTCAACTCTTTTAGGGGATGTTTCACGAGCATGACTGGGCTTGGCTAAAAAGTATTTACAGATATTTGTGTTGAATATGCTTAGTTTGCATTTTCAAAAACAAGAATATACATCATAAATCATTCATCAAACTAGCCTAAGCTGCCTAACAACTTGCATTGCGAAGAACTTGTGCTGTGGATAACATCTGATTGGGATTCAATCCTCATTCTTTGCGCAATGTTCAATTTGTGAAATTGTTCGGACACTGTTTCCAATCTTTACTCTGAGTCAAAGCATTTGTAAATGGTGTCCTGAAACCCACTTACTATATTCGCCTTCTTGGAGGTTCAATTATACTTATAGCTAGTAAAATGATGTAGAgtattttttttggggaaaacagTTTAACGCCATTTCATTAAGAACCCAAAAGTAGGAGAAATTGTCCGTTATCAAAACTAGATAAATCctaattttgattaaaagaatCAAACGACCCTAGAGTATCTGattagaaacaaacaaaaaaaacatagatTAAAGACAACTAAAACATACAAATTCTACTACTTAATATTGTAGAGTATTATTGAGAGCACTAAAGACTACTCTCATTTTTCTCATAGAAGTAGAAACATCAAAATTACATCAATGTGTGTCTGTAAAAGCATAAACAAACCAAACTATTAACTGAAAGTAGACTAAAACTaattattcatcatttcattgaTGATGCTAAAGACTTTCCAACCCTTTAAGaaagataagaaaaaaaaatgaaacataatcCTTTATCttgattgagtttttttttttctttcagatGTTCTCTTATTTCTTTCCTCCATAATCATCATCCAATTCTTTTTTAGTTTGGTTGTTTTCGTTCAACCAATCTTTGATCCCAAAATTCTCCTAACTGACCTTGCATAATCAGGTTAGTCTTGAGCAATTCTTCCAAAGGGACAAAGAAGCAACATATGATAGATATTGATTTCAAAAGAAAGTTTGTACAAATAACATGCGCCAGGGGCCAGCCAGGACAAAACCTTTACACTTTTAAGCTTATCTTGTGTTAGAACTTCATGTCTTGTTTAGTAGGGGCTTTATTTTTCCATATCTTCTTCCGTGATCTATGAATTGACTCGTTAGAAAGAGTTTCAAAACAATCTTTGATTgtgaaaaaatcatttttttcctGCACAACtggtctttcttcttcttcttattattattttaaatttggcaGGTTATGATGATCGGTTCAACAAAGTAATTTGATTAAGGCTCTCTCATTCTTCCTCCATTGTTAATCTCCTTCTTGTTAACATGTTTATAAGGATACCGCACCTCCACACCattaatgtgtttatttaaaataagttatgaaGAGCTTAATTCGGTAGTATAATATGAGCATGCAAAAAAGAACTTTATGGTAAAATAATCTTGTAAATACTTGACATTAGTTTCACATTTCATCAAATCAAGtacttaaaattcaattatttgaatttgatttattcatacacttatctaatttggattttcaattttattaaacattgttttgtttttaatccATTCATCTTtcccttttcatttttttacatcAGGAACCAGAATACAACAAGTTGCTGATCACACTCAGGTCTCATCAATAATAACAAGTAAGTCAAGTTCCAACTAGTTAAGCTTGAAGAGACTTTTATTTCAAATCCTATCTTTATTTATAGTTTCTTATTACTGGATTAAGATACTCTTagttttgaatcaaatttttaaGTACAATTATGACTCTGCTAGTGTTTTGTGcatatattatttgattgaaGCTTCTGAATTCCGGAAATTACTCCAATCAATGAAAGTTTTCATGATCACAACAGTAatgaaaattagttttattgAATGTTATGAAGAATAGAGAGCTAGTTACCTTCTTGATAAAAAATAAGGAAAATTAACTTTGATCATAGGActcctattttttattttgtgttatttgtCAATTGTCATTCatgtatttcattttattacaaGAAGGGTGTTTGTTTTCCACTTGACAGcttattcatataataaattatggtttagaaaatgaaaaaaaaatgtgttcatTTGTATATCTTGTTGGTTCCTTTAAATTTAGGGGGCGGGCGGGACGCcaaatgcatttaccatccccgtcccgtttttattttgagaatttttttaataaaattcccGTCCCGTTTGATTttgttcggtttcggggaatctcCACCGTcccgttaataaaatattttttttaaataaaaaaattataaaataatattatttaaacggactttttaatataaagaataaataaataaatttattgatatattaaaattttatattattataaagaaataaatttacacttttatataatatagtaaataaataaatatattagtgatttaatatatttaattatgttttatagtgTTTGGGGTGAGATTGGGGTGGGGAACACAAATACTATTCCCACTTCATCTCTGTtcaattttgagaaaaaaaagttttaaacgGAATAATTTAGTTCGACTTTTGCAGAATATTCAAATTCTCATccttatttaaattgttttcaaGGGACAAATAgatgtatatttttaaagaaaatatactCATTAATATGCTGGACTTACTTGGACTTTTGTCAGAGAATAAGATGGTAATTGCACGGtgaattatttaagaataataataattttttatttgacacattctatttaattattatttatataattttcagtGTTCAAACATCTGTCCCAAAACCGTGTACTGAAAAGTACTGTTAAATCATTGACTGTTCCAAATACCCAgatctaaatattaattaattaaacattaaacacatttttaatgatttaagaaaaacaTTCTAATTTGTTtgtactaaaatatatattcaatatataatttaaaattttagttattttttaaaattaattggatACCCAAATTTGGACCATTTGGTTCAAATTTGTGGGTATTGTGCATATTGGAAAGTTTTAATTGGTTTGCTTCGGGTCAGTTTGTAAATGAGATGTGAGACACATGTTAAACAATGAAATAGGTCGGTTTTCAAACATAACGATTAGTTGGTTCGTTTGgctgattttttatttgataaaatcaaTTCGATTTAACTGTTTAAATATTAGACTCAATCAACCTTCAAAGAGACATTTTTAAATCAGCACATTTAATCAGCACAAATGTATGTACAAATTTGATATTATAACAAGAAGGGTACAagaaccatatatatattataaaaaaaacataaacatcTTACAGAGAATCATAAAAGACATGAAATTCATTTGCtagttataaataattgtaagaactatttttgtataaaatatttcgatattttgtcacaatattcataaaaaaatccaAGTAAATATAATGCAtggttttctatttttaaaacaaGTTAGCGAGTTTAATTGCCTTAGGTAAAGACCAATTTAACGCGTTCAAGTTGTCACCCGCGAAAAATTGATTCatattaaaattagtatttagaTTATAGGTATaaattaatcatgtttataatagTGATCATCACCTCATGCCACAAATAAAGCTAgggttaaaaaattatataacaaataaagtTGGTCTTTGTTTATCTTTTGCTACTTTGACCATTATGCccatcttaaatttttttattgaattagtGATGAGAATGattgtaatatttatatatagtttagttACCAAGTGCAATGGTAAACTATAGTTTAAATAACTCCTAGCCATTCTAAAGGTTGGTGATAAATCCATACTCCAAAACATAGGTAATTATGGCATTCCACTTATAATGTTATAGAATGAATTGATTGACCCCCAAACTCTAAACCCTTGTATCCTTTCTTTTAAAAGAATGGAAAATGGCTAGTATTAATAATGAtaagatttttatatatatatatatatatatatatatatatatatcataagcaattgaataataaaaatatcaaactagCATAATCAACTATATGTTTCATGGTTCTATATTTGTACATATTGTCGAGTTGACGAAGGAATCTATTGTGTTTCCACACTCGACTATGGatcatcatatttttattttcataattttttcttgGCTTAGTGTCTAACATTTGATTCTGGTAGattatttttccaaaaacaCATTTTAGATGTTcgaataaatacattttatgaTAACTAAGTCATGTGAATCATATTCATCTCTTTGAATTCTCTTGTTATTCATTAACTTAATGAATTCTCTTTGAATTATATAAGTACATGAACAATGTACAAAATAGATGTTCTAATGTATTATTTGGTTTTGTCACAAGATGAAgaaatatttttcacattttaaatgTTGCATTGTTTGTTTGCGTAAATATGGGGTTTTCTTTAAAATGTATTCGAGAACATTTTGATCGGAACGATTTAGCTCTTTATTTCGATTATTATGTGAACTATTTGAATGGAGATAAATAGAAAAATCTTTGAAAACATATGTTAGAATGTGAAcgtaaaaatgaaatattattaaagttatttttcaaacaaCTACCTCTCCTCTATCTAACAATTTCAATATTAACagcaattaataaaattaactaactATTACAACTAATTAACAgttttaaactaactaattaatgatttattaaaatgttttattatttcttacaaataagtttaaaattgaGCTTCTTACCAACCTTGATACTAATTTATGAGGGAGATTAATACTGATATATGTTCTAGTTTAGTCAATTAATACCCAATTTTGTCATTTgttcaacaatattatttattattatttaaaagaaaaagaaaaagaaaaatctccactatatatatatgttccactaattaacattttaaaatcaaacatgaGAAAAAGTTTCCTATGGGTGGCCCTATAGAATAGGGATTAGGGTTGGTGGGTTTGTTGAATAATTTGCATTACTATGTTTTGagggattttttttataaatttttttatatttttaagattttaagaaCTTCGTCATATTTTCGATGAATCATCTTATGTCTGGTTcggtttgagttattttaatagttcaaataaaatcaaacatcgTCTCATTCCCCTCTCATCTATcacatattaatttattaaccaaaatactaaaatatcatctattttaaattattaatttttatatatcaatacattttaaatctttttaacaaaaataatcgTACCACctactcaaaatcatcaccaattcaaataactcattccGAAGATTGATCAAAAATTTGAATaagtaattgttttttttatattttgtaattaattatttacaatatttgatAATAGAATAATTTGATTGTCTagatatttatatgtatttttttttaattattacatttaATTCACCTTGTCTAGACTGTTTAATGAGGTTAGTTCGGACATATCATATGGCTGATtcaaaaaagggaaaaaaataaatagataaatcaGACATATCACATCCTTACATATTTTGTCTAAGATTGTGTACTTATTCCCCATTCTATCAAACTcataatttaacatattattgccctttaatttttgataaatgtttaaataagtATCTTTACATTAttcaattgaattaaaattttctttttcataaataaattaaaaaatcatttgtgTTACCTTGGGAGTACAACTTGATTTAAATAGAGGGTTAAGATTGGACATGTTTTAgcttatttgttataattttttttatttttaaaaatcaaaattaattatgttcttTAAAAGTTTGTCAACAAGTTTATTTGTAGattgatataaaaatttatcaaaaatattttttttattaattttttttatctcatttaattcaaacacatattttatatcaaaaatataatgaattttactttttattttcaaatataattataatttgatgttaataatgacaaaatattattttttttaaataatctattgtTAGGATAGTCTTATACAGAggactcattttttttaaagaacttttatttttaaaaaacgtAAGATGCGTTCAAacgtaataaaataaaaaaataaaaaataacataagagttttaaatgccaataaaataaaataattctccTCACGTACATGTCCCTCTCTTTTGAATTTAGACGAACGCGTGTAACATAAATCCTTTGAGAcgttcatatttataatttttccattCGAAAACTCTTATATAGAAACTCGTgcttatcattattttaatattttttcttaaaacttttttttggaTCAAATCCAttatataaattcttttatttgttaaactTAGAGGTGGATTAATTATAAGACGTCATTTGAAGCAATTTAATAGAGAATGTAAGTTGGATTGTTTAATTACTTGTGAggaatgtttaaatttttagattattcttacaaattttaaaattcaaaaggtttttttttttgtaagaaaaaCAAACCCTAGCACTCTTTAGTGATGTTTGATGTTGAGCTCTTCATTAAGACCATCTTCAGATAAATgtcttatttgaaaaataatgatttgtgGTAATTTTTAGTAGGCGAGAATATTTTTcgataaacaaaatttaaagtatattaatatataataataaaaaataaaatttaaaatatatgatattttagttaataaattgagtgatgggataaaattattttttggatcgAACCAGACATATAATACATTATTGTTCCCCGTATGGATAAACTCGCATACCAGATTGAgtattttgtaataattttaaatccGACCTATTAGTATGGGTGGCCAAAAAATCCGATCCGAAAGACCCGATCCGTTGATCCGGCCGATCCGATCCGAAAAAATCTGTATCCGATGGATCGGATTCTGATATCGATCcgatccgatatttttaccggatttccggatcggatacggatcgaACAAAAAAGATTTCGGATATCCGAAGCCGATCcgatcatttttaaaatttattaaataaacaaatccaaacaaaaatataattaaataaatacaaacccaaccAAAAATCTCTCTCTTCCTATATTTTCCTTCATGTTtctctttacaaacccaaataaaaatattattaaacaattacaaactaaacaaaaatttatatcttcctttcttctctttacaaacccaaacaaatatACAAAATCTCCCTCTTCCTTATATTTTCTCCTATTTTCCTTtacaaactcaaacaaaaatatgtctctttcatttgtttttcttcacatttccctttagatctcttctcaaatcgtcattattcataattgaaatccttaatagaacaatttcaattttctagcatatgaaaaaaattaaaatatgaaaaaaaatcggaTCAGCGGGTATCCGGTTGGCCGATCTGATCCGATCCGgtattttcggatcggatagtggtcggatactggatcggatacggatcgcaatttttgaaaaaaataaaaacggaTATCCGATCCGAATACCGGATCGTATCCGATCCGTAGGTTTGGTTATACTTATTTGCAGATTTAATATATCCATTATGAAACTTAGTAAactaattttaatcaattttatattttaatcaaacaaaatttattaaaaaaagttcaaacataacaaaaacttaaaacaaaatttcttattaaataatgaagaaaaaattaagttagtatATTCGAacatcataattttaattaatataatgcgACTCATATTAGTtcaagttatttgaataaatcttATATCTGAGCATAATATGTTTCTTTATATGCGAAACATATACTTTTCTGTTTAGATTGTCGGTATAACGATTGGAAGgttcaaatctatttaaatgCTGACGATTAGTTTCATTgtctttttgtttgattttgttaatgttttttattttttattttttactttttctttcaacagaaagaattGAGGTATTCTATTCCAACACGGGTGTGATAATTAAggacatattttcaaattcaaccATCTTTGTCTGAATCAAAGTTTGGCAGTGTAAGAGTCAtcattattttgaaattcattattAGGACTTGTTTGGTGTGATTCAAATAAATCACATtcatatcttattattattaagattattaattaaaatataaaaatatattcttatttttattatatatataaatattttttaatatattttttttttcaaataatctcaaatcAAACCAACTCTATATTGACTCACAATTAATTAATGtctattgaaatttttttattttttcccttACCAATAACCAACCATTATGGGCTATTTTTGTAATTAGAATTTCAGTTTAATACAATAGACAGAACATGTAAGGTAGAGAGAAGGCGGCGctctattatataatttttttttagtaattttgaaaaataaattaaagtacaTAAGATAtcttttacttttgtttttttaagccattttcttttctcttctaatatagtttgtttatattaatacaaatacATTATTTCTCTTTTGTTACTTAAATTTGAGTTCttgttatgtttttataatatattatttagtcgAATCAAATTTTACGTttcgaatttttataattcaaataatactaTAAATCGATGAATTGTTTGTTGTTCATACATTCTTGACAATCTTTTCTTCGTTCGTGTTAGTTCTTAATAGAAAACGAGACGAAATTAtcgaatttttatattttcaataaataattattgagaTTGATATTTAATATGGAGACCCTTTACTGATTTTCTTTCCTAATCTGAATTGTTATTTACTATACCGgttatatagattattttgtTGGTTCGTTcgacttgtttttatttaaaatctatatcgttttaaaatttaaatgagtttgtgtttagattaatttttaacaaattatttaattattgaatattttgatttgataaattttattttatattatttactaaagataaaagaaatattttagttatttaaaaaataaaatacaataaaaacaatgttttaaaataataaagaaaaaaaacttttaagttTGGccctatatataataataagctGCTGCCGTGGATAGCTTGACAACTTTGAACGTCATTTATAATCAAACTATTGCTATTTCCCAACGgtattctctctctaaaacgACGTTTACCGCCTTACCGGAGAAGAAGACTGAAGAGTGAGAAACTCTCCGGCCGCCTCACCGGAGAAGACGACTGAAGACTGAGAAACTCTCCGGCCGCCGTTCAAATGCTCTCCGAACTCCATCGATTCTACGTCCTCTGCCTCTTCCTCCTTCCGTTCCATGTGAATTCACAGATTACATCATTGGATCGAGATATCCTCCTCAACCTCAAGCAACAATGGGCCAATCAATCAGACCTAACGTCGTGGAACTCATCATCATCACCGTGCGATTGGCCAGAGATCCTCTGCAATGGAGGCGTTGTAACTGGATTACTCCTTCGTGACAAGAACATCACCGAACCGCTACCGCAGACGATATGCTTTCTTCGAAATCTTACATTCCTTGATCTCTCGTATAACTACATTCCAGGTGAGTTTCCGAAATCTCTGTATAATTGCTCGGAACTTCAATATCTAGATCTATCGCAGAATTACTTTGTTGGCACAATTCCGGATGATATTAACCGGATCTCGTCCAAGCTATGGTTTATTAGCCTTGGCGCTAATAATTTCTCTGGAGATATTCCTTCTTCCATTGGCTTATTGCTGGAGCTTCGAGTACTccatttatataaaaacgagTTCAATGGTACATTTCCGTCTGATATCGGTAACTTGTTGAATCTGGAGAATCTAACAATGGCGTATAATGGTAAGCTTTTGCCGGCGGTAATACCGCCGGAATTTGGAAGATTAAGTAAGCTGAAGCAGTTATGGATGACTCAAATGAATTTGATCGGTGAAATTCCTGAAACTTTTGAGAACTTGTCGAGTCTCGCTTCATTAGATCTCTCTAGAAACAATTTAAATGGAGAGATTCCACGTGGTTTGCTTTTACTGAAGAATCTGAGTTACCTGTATTTGTATAGGAATCAATTGTCTGGTCAAATTCCTTCAATGATCGAATCGATCAATTTGATGGAAATCGATCTGTCGATGAACAATTTGACAGGTCCGATACCGGAAAATGTAGCAAATCTGCAGAAATTGGAACTTCTTCATCTCTTCTCCAATAATCTATTTGGAGAGATTCCATCAGCCATTGCATTGATTCCTTCTCTCAAACACCTCCGTCTGTTCCAGAACAATTTCACCGGCAATCTACCGCCGGAACTTGGACTCCACTCTCAGCTTCAAGCTCTTGAAGTTTCAGAGAACAGTTTCACTGGAAATTTACCGGAAAATCTCTGTAAAAGTGGAACTCTGACTGGTGTGGTGGTTTTCTCCAACAAATTGACTGGTAAAGTGCCTGAATCACTTGGAAGTTGCCCTAGTTTACGAACGGTGCAGTTATACGGGAACAATTTCTCCGGAGAGGTGCCACAAGGCCTCTGGATATCCAAGAGTCTATACAGCTTGATGCTGAGTGATAATTCTTTTACTGGGCGGCTACCGGAGAAAGTTGGAATGAATTTATCCCGGTTAGAGATTAGCAATAACTTTTTCTCCGGCGAGATTCCAACAGGTATTTCATCTTGGTCTAATTTGAGTGTGTTCTTGTCAAGTAACAATCGTTTTTTCGGTCAAATCCCCTTAGAATTAACAAATCTTTCTCACTTAATCACACTTTCACTTGATGGGAATTCCTTTTCTGGAGAAATCCCATTAAAGATCATTTCTTGGAATTCTCTAACAAGTCTAAACCTCGCTAGAAACAATCTCTCCGGCCAAATCCCATCAGTTTTTTCTTCTCTTCCAGATCTTCTAGTTCTCGACTTATCAGAAAATCAAATTTCAGGACGAATACCACCTGAATTAGCTAAACTAAAGTTAACCACCTTAAACCTTTCATCTAACCATCTCTCAGGAAAAATTCCAAATGAATTCGATAACTTGGCATACGAGAATAGCTTCTTGAACAATCCAAACCTATGTTCCATCAATCTCCATACATGTTCATCCAAAACCCGTCACACCAACCACTTATCATTCAAAATCCTAGCCGTGGTTCTCGTCCTATCCATCACCCTTCTACTCCTAACTATCTTCTCAACGATCAGATTGCTCAGAatccacaagaagaagaagctcaAACGAGATTTAGGCCTCTGGAAGCTCACATCATTCCAGAAGCTAGATTTCACCAAAGCGAACATTGTCTCATGCCTAACCGAATCCAATTTGATCGGTAGTGGAGGATCAGGGAAAGTATATCGTGTACAAACCAGCTGCCCGGGGAATTACGTTGCAGTGAAGAGGATCTGGACTGGGAAAAATATTGATCAACAATTGGAGAAAGAGTTCTTGGCTGAAGTTGAGGTATTGGGTAAAATTCGACACTCGAATATATTAAAGCTGATGTGTTGCATTTCGAGGGAGGAATCAAAATTGTTGGTTTATGAGTTCATGGAGAATAGGAGTCTTGATCAATGGTTACATGGGAAGAAGAAAGGATTGATATTGAATATTGTTAATTTGGATTGGAAGAGGAGGATGAAGATTGTAATGGGAACAGCTCAAGGGTTGTGTTATTTGCATCATGATTGTTGCTTACCGATTATACATAGGGATATTAAGTGCAGCAATATTCTCTTGGATGCTGATTTCAATGCTAGGATTGCTGATTTTGGACTTGCTAAGATCTTGGCTAAGGCTGGTGGAGAAGATGATTCGGTTTCTTCTATTGCTGGTTCTTTTGGCTACATTGCTCCAGGTAACTTACTTTTCCTTTCCCCCCACTATTATTTCttgatttttcatattttcattttctcattgCTATATTTATGATTAAACCCCTTCAACAACATTTCAAGTTTGATTGTAATAAACCACAATCAaactgaaaaaatcaaaataacccaCAAGGGTTGTTGAAATGGCAACCAAATATGTGGAGTTCTATTCACACTAGAACGTCTCAAGTTAAAATAAGATTTCGTTTCATTTTTGTAGAATGTGCATACACTACAAAAGTGAACGAGAAGATTGACATATACGGATTCGGAGTGGTGCTATTAGAACTAGTGACGGGCAAAGAGGCGAGCCAAGGAGATGAGAACTCGAATCTAGTTGAATGGGCATGGAACCAACACGGTGAAGGAATACCCGTGGAGGAAATACTAGACGAGAGTGTTAAGAAACAATGTTATCTAAAGGAAATGTCACTCGTTTTCAGCCTTGGGCTTGTATGCACCAGCACATTACCATCTTCCCGACCTTCAATGAAGGAGGTCCTACAAGTGCTCCGTCGTTGTAATGGTGGCTTATCGGGTGGGGACAACAACGTGAGAGTCGAGCGCGATGTTTCGCCACTCCTTGGTAGTGGAAAGTATGTATCTGCCTATAATGATCGTAACAACCGGACTAATGAAGATTAGTTGAAGTGCATGCTagttgtatttatatatatatatagtatagtttggataattgaaacttttttatttgtatttttatatagtgAATGTATGAAGA is drawn from Impatiens glandulifera chromosome 3, dImpGla2.1, whole genome shotgun sequence and contains these coding sequences:
- the LOC124932153 gene encoding receptor-like protein kinase HSL1 → MLSELHRFYVLCLFLLPFHVNSQITSLDRDILLNLKQQWANQSDLTSWNSSSSPCDWPEILCNGGVVTGLLLRDKNITEPLPQTICFLRNLTFLDLSYNYIPGEFPKSLYNCSELQYLDLSQNYFVGTIPDDINRISSKLWFISLGANNFSGDIPSSIGLLLELRVLHLYKNEFNGTFPSDIGNLLNLENLTMAYNGKLLPAVIPPEFGRLSKLKQLWMTQMNLIGEIPETFENLSSLASLDLSRNNLNGEIPRGLLLLKNLSYLYLYRNQLSGQIPSMIESINLMEIDLSMNNLTGPIPENVANLQKLELLHLFSNNLFGEIPSAIALIPSLKHLRLFQNNFTGNLPPELGLHSQLQALEVSENSFTGNLPENLCKSGTLTGVVVFSNKLTGKVPESLGSCPSLRTVQLYGNNFSGEVPQGLWISKSLYSLMLSDNSFTGRLPEKVGMNLSRLEISNNFFSGEIPTGISSWSNLSVFLSSNNRFFGQIPLELTNLSHLITLSLDGNSFSGEIPLKIISWNSLTSLNLARNNLSGQIPSVFSSLPDLLVLDLSENQISGRIPPELAKLKLTTLNLSSNHLSGKIPNEFDNLAYENSFLNNPNLCSINLHTCSSKTRHTNHLSFKILAVVLVLSITLLLLTIFSTIRLLRIHKKKKLKRDLGLWKLTSFQKLDFTKANIVSCLTESNLIGSGGSGKVYRVQTSCPGNYVAVKRIWTGKNIDQQLEKEFLAEVEVLGKIRHSNILKLMCCISREESKLLVYEFMENRSLDQWLHGKKKGLILNIVNLDWKRRMKIVMGTAQGLCYLHHDCCLPIIHRDIKCSNILLDADFNARIADFGLAKILAKAGGEDDSVSSIAGSFGYIAPECAYTTKVNEKIDIYGFGVVLLELVTGKEASQGDENSNLVEWAWNQHGEGIPVEEILDESVKKQCYLKEMSLVFSLGLVCTSTLPSSRPSMKEVLQVLRRCNGGLSGGDNNVRVERDVSPLLGSGKYVSAYNDRNNRTNED